One region of Kytococcus sedentarius DSM 20547 genomic DNA includes:
- a CDS encoding ParA family protein, whose product MSNPVGWPTGSHPAIPTVPTAGGSPVGWQPPVAEPRVERVPAVGADAVTAADEATAGGSSGAVGADSTGAEERTTPEEEPGSDDDDDEDDSVPPFTPAERKERGLPARLTPPSRTVVVTVANQKGGVGKTTSTVNLAAALAEGGLRVLVIDLDPQGNASTALSIEHQSGVAGVYDVLIDEATLPEVAQSSPESDRIDVVPATIDLAGAEIELVSLVARETRLRRALQDVRDERSYDVVLIDCPPSLGLLTVNGFVAADEVFIPIQCEYYALEGVSMLVRNIDLIQRHLHPELRLGGILMTMFDARTRLATQVAQEVRDHFGEVVLETLIPRSVRISEAPSYGQTVLAYDPEGPGARAYRSAAKELAARWG is encoded by the coding sequence ATGAGCAACCCGGTTGGCTGGCCCACGGGGAGCCACCCCGCGATCCCGACCGTGCCCACTGCTGGCGGGTCCCCCGTCGGGTGGCAGCCCCCGGTGGCCGAGCCCCGGGTCGAGCGGGTCCCTGCCGTCGGTGCGGATGCGGTAACGGCAGCAGACGAGGCGACGGCCGGAGGGAGCTCGGGAGCCGTCGGCGCGGACTCCACCGGCGCCGAGGAACGCACCACGCCCGAGGAAGAGCCCGGGTCCGACGACGACGACGACGAGGACGATTCCGTGCCCCCCTTCACTCCCGCCGAGCGCAAGGAGCGTGGGCTGCCCGCGCGGCTGACGCCCCCGTCCCGCACCGTGGTGGTCACCGTGGCGAACCAGAAGGGCGGCGTGGGCAAGACCACCAGCACCGTGAACTTGGCAGCCGCCCTGGCTGAGGGTGGTCTGCGCGTGCTGGTGATCGACCTGGACCCGCAGGGCAATGCCTCCACGGCGCTGTCCATCGAGCACCAGTCCGGGGTGGCCGGCGTCTACGATGTGCTCATCGACGAGGCGACCCTCCCCGAGGTCGCGCAGTCCTCCCCGGAGAGTGACCGCATCGACGTCGTGCCGGCAACCATCGACCTGGCGGGTGCGGAGATCGAGCTCGTGTCGCTCGTGGCCCGCGAGACGCGCCTGCGGCGGGCCCTGCAGGACGTCCGGGACGAGCGGTCCTACGACGTGGTGCTCATCGACTGCCCCCCGAGTCTGGGGCTGCTCACGGTGAACGGCTTCGTCGCGGCCGACGAGGTGTTCATCCCGATCCAGTGCGAGTACTACGCCCTGGAGGGTGTGAGCATGCTCGTGCGCAACATCGACCTGATCCAGCGACACCTCCACCCCGAGCTGCGCCTCGGCGGGATCCTGATGACCATGTTCGATGCGCGGACCCGACTGGCCACCCAGGTGGCCCAGGAGGTGCGCGACCACTTCGGTGAGGTCGTGCTCGAGACGCTGATCCCCCGGTCGGTGCGCATCAGCGAGGCGCCCTCCTACGGCCAGACAGTGCTCGCCTACGACCCGGAGGGCCCAGGAGCACGTGCGTACCGGTCCGCGGCGAAGGAGCTGGCGGCCCGCTGGGGCTGA
- the rsmG gene encoding 16S rRNA (guanine(527)-N(7))-methyltransferase RsmG, with amino-acid sequence MPSEEGLAPTPEAAVRVFGELLPQAERFAELLATSGAQRGLIGPREVPRLWDRHVLNCAVVADVLDGADHVLDVGSGAGLPGIALALAAPDTRVTLVEPMLRRTVWLEEVVQELDLTDRVTVIRSRAENLPSDVTAPVVTARAVARLSTLAPWCLPLVDVGGRMIALKGSSAPQEVEEAAGVLQRLGGGAVDVVDCGQELLDVPTTVVVVTKENAGRQGPSGARGRRRRNKEKR; translated from the coding sequence GTGCCCTCCGAGGAAGGCCTGGCCCCGACCCCCGAGGCCGCGGTGCGCGTGTTCGGCGAGCTGCTCCCGCAAGCGGAGCGCTTCGCGGAGCTGCTGGCGACCTCCGGGGCGCAGCGCGGGCTGATCGGCCCCCGGGAGGTCCCCCGCCTGTGGGACCGACACGTGCTGAACTGCGCGGTCGTGGCCGACGTGCTCGACGGGGCCGACCACGTACTCGACGTGGGCAGCGGCGCCGGGCTGCCCGGCATCGCACTGGCGTTGGCCGCGCCGGACACGCGGGTGACCCTGGTGGAGCCGATGCTGCGCCGCACGGTGTGGCTCGAGGAGGTCGTGCAGGAGCTGGATCTCACCGACCGCGTCACCGTGATCCGTTCTCGCGCAGAGAATCTCCCGAGTGACGTCACGGCCCCGGTGGTCACGGCACGGGCCGTGGCCCGATTGAGCACGTTGGCGCCCTGGTGCCTGCCGCTGGTGGACGTCGGGGGACGCATGATCGCCCTCAAGGGGTCCTCCGCGCCGCAGGAGGTCGAGGAGGCAGCCGGCGTGCTGCAGCGCCTCGGCGGCGGTGCGGTGGACGTGGTGGACTGTGGGCAGGAGCTCCTGGATGTGCCAACCACCGTCGTGGTCGTGACCAAGGAGAACGCTGGCCGCCAGGGTCCGAGCGGGGCCCGCGGACGTCGTCGTCGGAACAAGGAGAAGCGATGA